A genomic region of Nitrospinota bacterium contains the following coding sequences:
- a CDS encoding class I SAM-dependent methyltransferase codes for MPLSLLRDLADKLLRLPELKGFEGKDFDSARAAEIERQVLRKKPALATLYNEYCRPFVESANRAGPGATMVEIGSGTSPLKDKVPGLITSDVTQVGWLDLSMSAFEMPFKSSSVDRLFLMFVCHHLGRFEDFLNEARRVLKPGGEMVIVDPAITPFSKLYYKIHVDKMDVTAKEWGFEGDGRLTDSNIALAWMAFFRDREKFQRMYPEFKIEKVEYNTCLSFLLTGGFRIRQLLPTFAINGLFALENWIIRNVTSKIAVTMAVTVKRV; via the coding sequence ATGCCATTATCACTTCTCCGCGACCTGGCCGATAAGCTCCTTCGCCTGCCGGAACTTAAAGGGTTTGAGGGAAAAGATTTCGACAGCGCCCGCGCGGCGGAAATAGAGCGCCAGGTGCTTCGGAAAAAACCGGCTCTGGCCACCCTCTACAACGAGTATTGCCGCCCTTTTGTGGAATCGGCCAATCGCGCCGGGCCTGGAGCGACAATGGTGGAAATCGGCAGTGGCACAAGCCCTTTGAAGGATAAAGTTCCGGGCCTCATCACCAGCGACGTGACGCAGGTGGGCTGGCTGGACCTTTCGATGTCCGCGTTTGAAATGCCCTTCAAGTCTTCCTCGGTGGACCGGCTGTTCCTGATGTTCGTCTGTCACCATCTGGGCCGGTTCGAGGATTTTCTAAACGAGGCCCGGCGTGTGTTAAAACCCGGTGGTGAAATGGTGATAGTGGATCCTGCCATAACGCCATTCTCGAAGCTGTATTACAAAATCCACGTGGATAAGATGGACGTTACCGCCAAAGAATGGGGTTTTGAAGGCGATGGCAGGCTCACCGACAGCAACATAGCCCTGGCGTGGATGGCCTTTTTCCGGGACCGGGAAAAGTTCCAGCGGATGTACCCTGAATTCAAAATAGAAAAAGTGGAATACAACACCTGCCTTTCGTTCCTGCTCACCGGCGGGTTCAGGATCCGCCAGCTTCTGCCAACCTTCGCCATCAACGGCCTGTTCGCGCTGGAGAACTGGATTATCCGGAACGTCACCAGCAAGATAGCGGTGACCATGGCCGTAACTGTTAAAAGGGTGTGA
- the asnB gene encoding asparagine synthase (glutamine-hydrolyzing), whose protein sequence is MCGITGFINPSGADNAKELARKVEGMAGAMIKRGPDAGGAWVDEPMQVALGHRRLSIIDLSPAGAQPMESASGRYVIAYNGEVYNFADVRRELETSGPVKWRGHSDTEVMLAAMERYGVKKALEKFNGMFAFALWDRQERTLTLARDRIGKKPLYYGWMNGAFLFASEMKALMAWPGFRSEIDRGALALFLRHNYVPSPYSIFKGIHKLRPGHIVTFENPFSQAAAPAPEPYWSAKTVFDSAETCLFDAPESELLDNLEKLLLDAVKIRMISDVPLGAFLSGGIDSSLVVALMQAQSAQPVKTFTIGFNEEGYNEAVHAQAVARRLRTDHTELYVTPEEAMGVIPDLPSIYDEPFADSSQIPTFLVSKLARRKVTVALSGDGGDESFGGYNRYIWAMSIWRKMRLAPRGARKVMAGIIASAPPGVLGALYGMAEFILPKTARVTNPVDKLYKLADILSLSGPMDIYRWLVSHYKNPAEIAIGATEPPTALDDSSSFVNTADFTRQMMYMDIITYLPDDILVKVDRASMGVSLEARAPLLDHRVVEFAARLSTAAKIKDGNGKWLLRKVLYRHVPQELIERPKMGFGMPIDVWLRGPLREWGEELLSEKKLREDGYFNPGPIRRQWEEHVSGRRNWHYALWNILMFQAWLNGYNHHVK, encoded by the coding sequence ATGTGCGGCATAACAGGGTTCATTAATCCCTCCGGCGCGGACAACGCTAAAGAACTGGCGCGCAAGGTGGAAGGCATGGCCGGGGCCATGATAAAACGCGGCCCCGACGCGGGCGGAGCATGGGTGGACGAACCAATGCAAGTGGCCCTGGGTCACCGGCGCCTGTCCATCATAGACCTCTCGCCCGCCGGGGCCCAGCCCATGGAATCCGCGTCCGGAAGGTACGTCATCGCCTACAACGGCGAGGTGTACAATTTCGCCGATGTCCGCCGGGAACTGGAAACTAGCGGCCCCGTAAAATGGCGCGGCCATTCGGACACCGAGGTGATGCTGGCCGCCATGGAGCGGTATGGGGTAAAAAAAGCGCTGGAGAAATTCAACGGCATGTTCGCCTTCGCCCTGTGGGACAGGCAAGAACGGACATTGACGCTAGCCAGAGACCGCATCGGCAAAAAACCGCTCTATTACGGCTGGATGAACGGGGCCTTCCTGTTCGCCTCGGAAATGAAGGCGCTCATGGCCTGGCCCGGCTTCCGCTCGGAAATAGACCGGGGCGCGCTGGCCTTGTTCCTGCGGCACAACTATGTGCCGTCGCCTTATTCCATATTCAAAGGCATCCACAAGCTACGGCCCGGCCATATCGTCACGTTTGAAAATCCGTTTTCGCAGGCGGCCGCCCCGGCTCCGGAACCGTACTGGTCGGCCAAAACCGTGTTCGACTCCGCCGAAACCTGCCTGTTCGACGCGCCGGAGAGCGAGCTTTTAGATAACCTCGAAAAGCTCCTGTTAGACGCGGTGAAGATAAGGATGATAAGCGACGTGCCCCTGGGCGCGTTTTTGTCGGGGGGTATAGACTCGTCACTGGTGGTGGCGCTGATGCAGGCCCAGAGCGCCCAACCGGTGAAAACCTTCACCATCGGATTTAACGAGGAAGGTTACAACGAGGCGGTTCACGCCCAGGCCGTGGCCCGGCGCTTGCGCACGGACCACACGGAATTATACGTCACGCCGGAAGAGGCCATGGGGGTGATACCCGATTTGCCCTCAATCTACGACGAGCCTTTCGCCGATTCGTCGCAGATACCCACATTTCTTGTATCAAAACTGGCGCGGCGGAAAGTAACCGTGGCCCTCTCCGGCGACGGGGGGGACGAAAGTTTCGGCGGGTACAACAGGTACATCTGGGCCATGTCCATCTGGCGTAAAATGCGCTTGGCTCCCCGGGGGGCAAGAAAAGTAATGGCCGGGATCATCGCCTCCGCGCCGCCGGGCGTCTTGGGGGCTTTATATGGCATGGCGGAATTCATCCTGCCCAAAACAGCCCGTGTCACAAACCCGGTGGACAAACTGTATAAACTGGCGGACATTTTGTCCCTCTCCGGCCCCATGGATATATACCGCTGGCTGGTGTCCCATTACAAAAACCCTGCGGAAATAGCCATCGGCGCCACGGAACCGCCCACGGCTTTGGATGACAGTTCGAGTTTCGTCAACACGGCGGATTTTACGCGCCAGATGATGTATATGGACATCATCACCTATTTGCCCGACGACATCCTGGTGAAAGTGGACAGGGCCAGCATGGGCGTAAGCCTGGAGGCCCGGGCGCCTTTGCTGGATCATCGCGTGGTGGAGTTTGCCGCCAGGCTTTCCACAGCCGCAAAGATAAAAGATGGCAATGGCAAATGGCTTCTGCGCAAAGTCCTTTACCGCCATGTGCCGCAAGAGCTCATCGAACGCCCCAAAATGGGTTTCGGGATGCCCATAGACGTGTGGCTTCGCGGGCCGTTGCGGGAATGGGGCGAAGAGCTGTTGAGCGAAAAGAAGTTGAGGGAAGATGGTTATTTCAATCCGGGGCCCATCCGCCGCCAGTGGGAAGAGCACGTTTCCGGCAGGCGCAACTGGCATTACGCCCTATGGAACATTCTTATGTTCCAGGCGTGGTTAAACGGTTATAATCACCACGTAAAATAA